A stretch of DNA from Staphylococcus sp. KG4-3:
ATTTTCGCACGACTAATACTCGTATCTTTTTCTATTTGGTAAGCTGTGATTTCAGATTCTAGTAATTTTTGTATAGTTTGATATATTTCATTGATCGCGTTCATTTAAAACACCCACTTAAAAATCAAGACAATTGTTACTAATACTAAAAAACCAATCATGAATTCTTTCTTTTCTGCTTTAGTTGTTTTTCTAACACTCATTTGTATTTTCATTGTAATGCAGTGAGTAATATTGTATATTATTAATGAGAGGGGAGCGAACTCCCCATTTTGTTTATGGCTCGAATGTGAAGTCAATCTTGATAAAGTAGAAGTTTATCTTGATTGTGATTCTTACACATTTGAGCTTTTTTTGTTTACTCACTGTCTCCCTCACCTCCATAATACTATTATAACACGTTAGTACATGTTCGTCTACTATAATTTCCATCTTTTTTAACTATTTTATCTCCACAATATCTAACAAATTAACTTTACTGAAACCAGTTTCTTCATATAAATGTAGTATTTGTGTGTGAACATCTACTTTGTGTATATAACCCTCTTTCGTTTTAATATATCCATCTACAAAATAACGCAATTCAACCGTTGGGTCATGATACATTTTGAATATTAACTTATCGTTTAAATCATTTAATTGGTGGTCGCTTGAGGAACATTTTAAGTATATGAGCATTAAAAATTATTTAAACATGATTGATTTTTTTAAAGGTAAAAATGAGCAAAGTTATATTTTTTTTTATTTATTAGCAATTACAGGCGCAAGATATAGTGATGCTATTAATATGAATTACGATGACCTAAATAAAGGAAATGGTGTTATACATTTACCTGGTACAAAAACTAAAAATTCAAAAAGAGATGTTGAAGTGAATCAAAAAGACATAATGTTAATTAATTCTAAGTTGTCTAAATTAGCTCGTAGAATTGATGGAAAGTTATTTGCTTTAAGTCATACAGCAGTAAATAAATCTTTTAAGCACGCGAAAAAAGT
This window harbors:
- a CDS encoding Trp family transcriptional regulator, with the protein product MNAINEIYQTIQKLLESEITAYQIEKDTSISRAKIGRLKNGKNDLNNLSLETAGKLYEYAKAHLY
- a CDS encoding YolD-like family protein; translated protein: MLIYLKCSSSDHQLNDLNDKLIFKMYHDPTVELRYFVDGYIKTKEGYIHKVDVHTQILHLYEETGFSKVNLLDIVEIK